Proteins found in one Atribacterota bacterium genomic segment:
- a CDS encoding 4Fe-4S binding protein → MAKVVINREKCKGCELCIQICPQKILVMSKSFNKKSYHPAEQINPEKCTGCAFCAMTCPEVAIEVYK, encoded by the coding sequence ATGGCAAAAGTTGTGATTAACCGAGAGAAATGTAAAGGTTGTGAACTGTGTATCCAAATATGTCCCCAGAAAATTTTAGTAATGTCTAAATCTTTTAACAAAAAAAGTTATCATCCCGCTGAACAGATAAATCCGGAGAAATGTACCGGATGTGCTTTTTGTGCAATGACTTGCCCGGAGGTAGCTATAGAAGTTTATAAATAA